Proteins encoded in a region of the Prochlorothrix hollandica PCC 9006 = CALU 1027 genome:
- the menA gene encoding 2-carboxy-1,4-naphthoquinone phytyltransferase: MTSPVAVSVVGPDDRTPDRKKLWMAALKPPMYSVAIMPIWWGTALAYGQQHALNWGVFLVFMGSAILILAWENITNDVFDSETGIDINKAHSLVNLTQRKQLVFWLGNGCLALGILGIGAIAYGQQDPTVLGLVLGCCVLGYVYQGPPFRWGYQGLGEILCFFAFGPLAVGAAYHSQTHGWSWESQTASIVLGLTTSLILLCSHFHQVEDDVAAGKRSPIVRLGTQRGAQVVVASCLVIYGLILALALGGYTPLATLLSLAGVPAAWKLCRQLLRHHGEPAVIKDCKFIAVGLHFWSGLGFGLGFFLTY, encoded by the coding sequence ATGACTAGCCCCGTTGCTGTGTCCGTTGTTGGACCCGACGATCGCACCCCCGATCGCAAAAAACTGTGGATGGCCGCCCTCAAACCCCCCATGTATAGCGTGGCCATCATGCCCATTTGGTGGGGCACCGCCCTGGCCTATGGTCAGCAGCACGCCCTGAACTGGGGTGTATTTCTGGTCTTTATGGGTTCAGCTATTTTAATTTTGGCCTGGGAGAACATCACCAATGATGTGTTTGACTCTGAAACTGGCATTGACATTAATAAGGCCCATTCCTTAGTCAACTTAACCCAACGCAAGCAACTGGTGTTTTGGTTAGGCAATGGTTGCTTAGCCCTGGGGATTTTGGGCATTGGGGCGATCGCCTACGGACAACAGGATCCCACGGTTTTGGGCCTGGTGCTGGGCTGTTGTGTCCTGGGCTATGTCTACCAAGGTCCCCCCTTCCGCTGGGGCTACCAGGGCTTGGGGGAAATCCTCTGCTTTTTCGCCTTTGGTCCCCTGGCGGTGGGGGCTGCCTACCACAGCCAAACCCACGGTTGGTCCTGGGAAAGCCAAACCGCCTCCATTGTCCTGGGACTCACCACCAGCTTAATTTTGCTCTGCTCCCATTTCCATCAGGTGGAGGATGATGTGGCGGCGGGGAAGCGATCGCCGATCGTCCGCCTGGGAACCCAACGGGGGGCGCAGGTGGTGGTGGCCAGTTGCCTGGTGATTTATGGGCTAATCCTGGCCCTGGCCCTGGGAGGCTATACTCCCCTGGCTACGCTCCTCAGTTTGGCTGGGGTGCCCGCCGCCTGGAAGCTGTGTCGCCAATTGCTCCGCCACCACGGGGAACCGGCGGTGATTAAGGACTGCAAGTTCATTGCCGTCGGTCTCCACTTCTGGAGCGGTTTGGGGTTTGGGTTAGGCTTCTTTTTGACCTATTAG
- a CDS encoding DUF4277 domain-containing protein, whose translation MNLKEQEIDVKDTDHLGIIAGIMDEMDLVGLIDQLIPPHSLEK comes from the coding sequence ATGAACTTAAAAGAACAAGAGATCGATGTCAAAGACACTGACCATTTAGGAATAATAGCAGGAATCATGGACGAAATGGATTTGGTTGGCTTAATCGACCAGCTAATTCCTCCCCATTCCCTCGAAAAGAT
- a CDS encoding RNA-guided endonuclease InsQ/TnpB family protein: MKVRYQYRIYPTPQQVKGLNQLFGCCRVVYNDALAIVRSVPQGEKWPSNAELQKLVITQAKKTAEREWLADVSAVPLQQSVQDLGAAFKNFFESRSGKRKGSKVGFPRFKKKLNQQSARFVRTGFSLKGNKLELAKLGRFKVKWSRPL, from the coding sequence ATGAAAGTACGATACCAGTACCGAATTTATCCAACACCGCAACAGGTCAAAGGGCTGAATCAGCTTTTTGGGTGTTGTCGAGTTGTGTACAACGATGCCCTGGCGATTGTGCGGTCAGTGCCGCAGGGCGAGAAATGGCCTAGCAATGCTGAACTGCAAAAGCTGGTGATTACTCAGGCCAAAAAGACGGCTGAACGGGAATGGTTGGCCGATGTGTCAGCCGTGCCCTTGCAGCAGTCGGTTCAGGATTTAGGTGCTGCCTTCAAGAACTTTTTCGAGAGCCGTAGCGGTAAACGAAAAGGGTCAAAGGTGGGCTTCCCTCGGTTCAAAAAGAAGCTGAACCAACAGTCGGCACGGTTTGTTCGGACGGGATTCTCCCTCAAGGGCAATAAGCTTGAACTAGCCAAGTTAGGCCGCTTCAAGGTGAAGTGGTCAAGGCCACTGC